In Choloepus didactylus isolate mChoDid1 chromosome 25 unlocalized genomic scaffold, mChoDid1.pri SUPER_25_unloc2, whole genome shotgun sequence, one genomic interval encodes:
- the LOC119525557 gene encoding olfactory receptor 18-like — protein MESQNLTSVSEFHLLGLSADLELQPLLFGLFLTMYLVTVLGNLLIMLTISSDSHLHTPMYFFLFNLSLADIGFTSTTVPKMLMDIHTHRGVISYTGCLIQMSLFILFGCFDSLILTVMASDRFVAICYPLHYPAIMNPRLCGLLVLLSFVFSLLDSQLHCLMVSQLIFCSDVEVPHFFCDPSQLLKLACYDPFSSSILVYFIVAIFGGIPVSLIIFSYTQIVSTILKIPSSGGKYKAFSTCGSHLAVVCLFYGTAMGVYLSSDYSHSPRKGMLASVMYMLVTPMLNPFIYSLRNRDIKRTLGWILRRTPESQ, from the coding sequence ATGGAATCACAGAATCTAACCAGTGTCTCAGAATTCCACCTGTTAGGGCTCTCAGCTGATCTAGAACTACAACCTCTCCTATTTGGGCTATTTTTGACCATGTATCTGGTCACTGTCCTGGGGAACCTACTCATCATGCTGACCATCAGCtctgactcccacctccacacccccatgtacttcttcctcttcaaccTGTCCTTGGCTGACATCGGTTTCACGTCTACCACAGTCCCAAAGATGCTTATGGATATTCACACCCACCGAGGAGTCATTTCCTATACAGGCTGCCTGATTCAGATGTCcttgtttattctttttggttGTTTTGACAGTCTGATTCTGACTGTGATGGCTTCTGACAGGTTTGTGGCAATCTGTTACCCCCTCCACTATCCAGCTATCATGAATCCCCGGCTGTGTGGCCTGCTGGTTCTGCTGTCTTTTGTCTTCAGTCTTTTGGACTCCCAGCTACACTGCTTAATGGTGTCACAGCTAATATTCTGTTCAGATGTAGAAGTTCctcatttcttctgtgacccTTCTCAACTTCTTAAACTTGCCTGTTATGACCCCTTCTCCAGTAGCATATTAGTATATTTTATTGTTGCCATCTTTGGTGGAATACCTGTCTCTCTGATCATTTTCTCTTATACACAAATTGTTTCCACAATTCTGAAAATTCCATCTTCAGGTGGGAAGTAtaaagccttctccacctgtggctCTCACCTGGCAGTTGTTTGCCTATTTTATGGGACAGCGATGGGAGTGTATCTGAGTTCAGATTACTCACATTCACCCAGGAAGGGTATGTTGGCCTCAGTCATGTATATGCTGGTCacccccatgctgaaccccttcatctacagcctgaggaacaggGACATCAAGAGGACCCTGGGGTGGATACTCAGGAGAACACCCGAATCTCAATGA